In one Arachis duranensis cultivar V14167 chromosome 9, aradu.V14167.gnm2.J7QH, whole genome shotgun sequence genomic region, the following are encoded:
- the LOC107467766 gene encoding vacuolar iron transporter homolog 1-like yields the protein MAFNHSNNNNDSSPINNETKFVVSDLEQQQQLSRTPENEGEANKEEEFDYSKRSQWLRAAVLGANDGLVSTAALMMGVGAVREDMKAMVLSGFAGLVAGACSMAIGEFVSVYSQLDIEIAQMKRQQQQEEEDEKEKEGLPNPLQAAAASAFAFSIGAMVPLLAASFVRDYKLRLGLILGSVSFALILFGCLAATLGKAPPFRSCVRVFFGGWLAMAITFGLTKLIGSSVL from the coding sequence atggcATTCAATCatagtaataataacaatgataGTTCACCAATTAATAACGAAACCAAATTTGTAGTGAGTGACCTTGAGCAACAGCAACAATTATCAAGAACCCCAGAGAATGAAGGAGAAGCAAATAAGGAGGAGGAATTTGATTACTCAAAAAGATCCCAGTGGCTGCGTGCAGCAGTGCTGGGAGCGAACGACGGGCTGGTGTCGACGGCGGCTCTGATGATGGGAGTGGGAGCAGTGAGGGAAGACATGAAGGCCATGGTGTTGTCGGGTTTTGCAGGCCTTGTGGCAGGGGCATGTAGCATGGCCATTGGTGAGTTTGTTTCTGTGTATTCACAGTTAGACATAGAGATTGCTCAAATGAagagacaacaacaacaagaagaagaagatgagaaagagaaagagggtTTACCGAACCCTTTACAAGCAGCGGCAGCATCAGCTTTTGCATTTTCGATTGGTGCAATGGTTCCTCTTCTTGCGGCATCTTTTGTAAGGGACTATAAGCTCAGGTTGGGACTTATTTTGGGGTCGGTTAGTTTTGCTTTGAttttgtttggttgcttggcTGCCACTCTTGGTAAGGCTCCTCCATTTAGGTCTTGTGTTAGGGTCTTCTTTGGTGGTTGGTTAGCCATGGCTATAACTTTTGGCCTAACCAAGTTGATTGGCTCAAGTGTCCTTTAA
- the LOC107467802 gene encoding eukaryotic translation initiation factor 5B, which yields MGRKKPTARDDDNVPAASQGGGKSKKKVVVDDNEYDIGDLSEEPQPVASPAAKKKGKKDNAKAKAKGKDVEDDDDDVAISAAGDDDEDEDAGIVFAGKKKKGKSKKGGGGSVFAAASGFGLLGDDDGDGGDDEDDDKSGITGEGGDAEEEEDEEAVVSFTGKKKPSKGSKKGGGSVFSASAFDAIDDGDNDGGEEDELVISFSGKKKPSKGSKKGSSFSASAFDDGEEVVDSGGGEDEPAIAFTGKKKSSKGGRKGGVAAFSAASFGDIDDGEEAKNEKEEDEDGEDMPITFSGKKKKSSKSTKKASFSSAFADEEDDSVAEPTRDGEDEDDVLVAFSGKKKSSKKKTSAKPCDETVEPEQPSVGVSSADVDNNVNKSGVTETSKNKKKKKNKSGRTAQEEEDLDAILAELGEGPPIAKPSAPQSQDDKAQQDDKAQPASESGPATDAAGEKEGEEETVESAAAKKKKKKKEKEKEKKAAAAAAAAAGTAVENEAKEVKAEPAEAKKNDSKAKAVDNKKIPKHVREMQEALARRKEAEERQKKELEERLRKEEEERRRQEELERQAEEARRRKKEKEKEKLQRKKQEGKLLTGKQKEEARRLELMRKQFLNSTGGVTVPGGDSGAPAKRPIYQTKKSKPTHHQQNGAAAPATAAVETAESLEAKEETATDAGSDEPEKVEETVVEQVEEKVEPLEAAEDNGVDDDEEEDEWDAKSWDDVNLNAKGAFADEDSELVPVAKKETKTAVTMNNAAATKKTISNPVTEEIIDRKLVADKNNSEPPKSVLPREPTKLTQSKETQKSSVSPKPSGENLRSPICCIMGHVDTGKTKLLDCIRGTNVQEGEAGGITQQIGATYFPADNIRERTKELKADAKLKVPGLLVIDTPGHESFTNLRSRGSGLCDIAILVVDIMHGLEQQTIESLNLLKMRNTEFIVALNKVDRLYGWKTCRNAPIIKAMKQQTKDVQNEFNHRLVQIITQLKEQGLNTELYYKNKEMGETFNIVPTSAISGEGIPDLLLLLVQWTQKTMAEKLTYSDEVQCTVLEVKVVEGHGTTIDVVLVNGVLHEGDQIVVCGMQGPIVTTIRALLTPHPMKELRVKGTFLHHKEIKAAMGIKITAQGLEHAIAGTGLYVVKPDDDLDDIKESAMEDMRSVMSRIDRSGEGVCVQASTLGSLEALLEFLKTPEVNIPVSGISIGPVHKKDVMKASVMLEKKREYAAILAFDVKVTPEARDLAEELGVKIFIADIIYHLFDQFKAYIDNIKEEKKKESADEAVFPCVLKILPNCVFNKKDPIVLGVDVLEGIARIGTPICIPSRDFIDIGRIASIENNHKPVDYAKKGLKVAIKIVGSNPEEQQKMFGRHFEIDDELVSHISRRSIDILKANYRDDLSTEEWRLVVKLKNVFKIQ from the exons ATGGGTAGGAAGAAGCCTACGGCACGCGACGACGATAACGTGCCTGCTGCATCACAGGGAGGCGGCAAATCGAAGAAGAAGGTCGTTGTCGACGATAATGAGTATGACATCGGTGACCTCTCCGAGGAGCCGCAGCCTGTGGCATCACCAGCTGCCAAGAAGAAGGGCAAAAAGGATAATGCCAAAGCTAAGGCAAAGGGTAAGGACGTCGaagatgatgacgatgatgtgGCAATTAGTGCGGCTGGGGAcgatgatgaggatgaggatGCTGGGATTGTGTTTGctgggaagaagaagaagggtaAATCTAAGAAAGGTGGTGGAGGCAGTGTGTTCGCTGCTGCATCTGGTTTTGGCTTGCTTGGTGATGATGACGGTGATGGTGGTGATGATGAAGACGATGACAAATCTGGGATAACTGGTGAGGGTGGTGACgctgaggaggaggaggacgaggAGGCTGTGGTTAGTTTTACAGGGAAGAAGAAGCCTTCTAAGGGCTCGAAAAAAGGTGGTGGCAGTGTGTTCAGTGCCTCAGCTTTTGATGctattgatgatggtgataatGACGGTGGGGAGGAGGATGAGCTGGTGATTAGTTTTTCGGGTAAGAAGAAGCCATCGAAGGGATCGAAGAAAGGCAGTTCATTCTCTGCCTCGGCCTTTGATGATGGTGAGGAGGTGGTGGATAGTGGTGGAGGTGAGGATGAACCAGCTATTGCTTTTACTGGGAAGAAGAAGTCTTCTAAAGGTGGCAGGAAGGGTGGTGTTGCTGCATTTTCAGCAGCTAGTTTTGGTGATATTGACGATGGGGAGGAggctaagaatgaaaaggaggAAGATGAGGATGGTGAGGACATGCCAATTACCTTCTCTGGTAAGAAAAAGAAGTCATCAAAGTCTACGAAGAAGGCTTCATTTAGTTCAGCTTTTGCCGATGAAGAAGATGATTCTGTAGCTGAGCCTACTAGAGACGGTGAGGATGAAGATGATGTTTTGGTTGCGTTTTCGGGTAAGAAGAAGTCTTCTAAAAAGAAAACTAGTGCCAAACCATGTGATGAAACTGTTGAGCCTGAGCAACCTAGTGTTGGAGTTAGTAGTGCAGATGTTGACAACAATGTAAATAAGAGTGGAGTCACTGAAACCtccaaaaataagaagaagaagaaaaacaagagtGGAAGAACTGCTCAAGAGGAGGAAGATTTAGATGCGATTCTCGCGGAGCTTGGTGAGGGCCCTCCAATAGCTAAACCTTCTGCTCCTCAATCCCAGGATGATAAAGCTCAGCAGGATGATAAGGCTCAGCCTGCTTCGGAATCAGGACCTGCTACTGATGCTGCGGGTGAAAAGGAGGGGGAAGAGGAGACAGTAGAATCAGCTGctgcaaagaagaagaaaaagaagaaggaaaaggaaaaggagaagaaggcggcagcagcagcagcagcagctgcTGGAACTGCAGTAGAAAATGAAGCTAAAGAAGTTAAGGCCGAGCCTGCTGAAGCTAAGAAGAATGATTCAAAGGCCAAAGCAGTCGACAACAAGAAAATACCCAAGCATGTTAGGGAGATGCAAGAGGCATTAGCTCGAAGGAAGGAGGCTGAAGAAAGGCAGAAGAAAGAATTGGAGGAGAGGTTaaggaaggaagaagaggagcgACGTAGGCAGGAGGAACTTGAGAGACAGGCTGAAGAAGCTAGACGcaggaagaaggagaaagaaaaggagaagctCCAGAGAAAGAAGCAAGAAGGTAAACTGCTAACTGGTAAGCAGAAAGAGGAGGCTCGCCGCTTGGAGTTAATGAGGAAGCAGTTTCTTAATAGCACAGGAGGTGTGACTGTCCCTGGTGGGGACTCTGGTGCACCAGCCAAAAGGCCTATATATCAGACAAAGAAGTCGAAACCAACCCATCATCAGCAGAATGGTGCTGCTGCCCCCGCCACCGCTGCCGTTGAGACGGCTGAAAGCCTTGAAGCAAAGGAAGAGACAGCCACTGATGCAGGTTCAGACGAACCAGAAAAGGTTGAAGAAACCGTGGTAGAGCAGGTGGAGGAGAAAGTTGAACCTCTGGAAGCTGCTGAAGACAATGGAgtagatgatgatgaagaagaggatgaatgGGATGCAAAAAGCTGGGATGATGTTAATCTGAATGCCAAGGGTGCATTTGCTGATGAAGATTCTGAGCTTGTACCAGTTGCCAAAAAGGAGACAAAGACTGCTGTAACTATGAACAATGCTG CTGCAACAAAGAAAACAATTTCTAATCCTGTGACCGAAGAAATTATAGATAGAAAGCTTGTTGCTGACAAGAATAACTCAGAACCACCAAAATCTGTTTTGCCAAGGGAACCTACAAAGCTTACTCAGTCAAAAGAAACGCAAAAGTCCTCTGTGTCTCCTAAGCCGAGTGGAGAGAACCTCCGTTCTCCAATTTGCTGTATCATGGGGCATGTGGATACTGGTAAAACTAAGCTGCTGGATTGCATTCGAGGTACTAATGTTCAAGAGGGTGAGGCCGGTGGTATCACACAGCAGATTGGTGCAACATACTTCCCTGCGGACAACATACGTGAAAGAACTAAGGAGTTGAAAGCTGATGCAAAACTAAAAGTTCCTGGTCTACTGGTTATTGATACGCCAGGGCACGAATCATTTACCAACTTAAGGTCTCGGGGTTCAGGGCTATGTGATATTGCAATTTTGGTTGTTGACATTATGCATGGCTTAGAGCAACAGACAATTGAATCACTCAATCTATTAAAAATGAGGAATACAGAATTCATTGTGGCCTTGAATAAG GTTGACAGGCTTTATGGGTGGAAAACATGTCGCAATGCTCCAATTATCAAAGCGATGAAACAACAAACCAAGGATGTTCAAAATGAGTTCAATCACAGGCTCGTCCAG ATTATTACTCAATTGAAGGAACAGGGACTAAATACCGAGTTGTATtataaaaacaaggaaatggGAGAAACATTCAACATTGTACCTACAAGTGCAATAAG TGGTGAAGGAATCCCTGATTTGTTGTTACTGTTGGTTCAATGGACCCAAAAAACAATGGCTGAGAAACTTACTTATAGTGATGAAGTGCAG TGCACTGTCTTGGAGGTCAAGGTTGTTGAAGGCCATGGAACTACTATTGATGTTGTTTTAGTtaatggtgttcttcatgaagGAGACCAAATAGTTGTCTGTGGAATGCAG GGGCCAATTGTAACAACAATTCGAGCTTTACTCACACCGCATCCAATGAAGGAACTCCGTGTTAAG GGTACATTTCTTCATCACAAAGAAATCAAAGCTGCAATGGGTATAAAGATCACTGCCCAG GGGCTTGAACATGCTATTGCTGGAACTGGTTTATATGTTGTGAAGCCTGATGATGATTTGGATGATATTAAAGAATCTGCAATGGAAGATATGCGATCAGTCATGAGCAGGATTGACAGGAGCGGTGAGGGAGTTTGTGTACAGGCATCTACCCTTGGTTCTTTGGAAGCATTGCTGGAGTTTTTGAAAACACCAGAAGTGAATATTCCCGTTAGTGGTATAAGCATTGGCCCTGTGCATAAAAAGGATGTTATGAAGGCAAGCGTAATGCTTGAAAAGAAACGAGAATATGCCGCTATATTGGCATTTGATGTCAAAGTCACTCCCGAGGCTAGGGACCTTGCAGAAGAACTGGGTGTGAAAATTTTTATCGCTGATATCATTTATCATTTGTTTGATCAATTTAAGGCCTATATCGATAACATTaaggaggagaaaaagaaggaatCTGCCGATGAGGCAGTCTTCCCATGTGTTCtgaaaattttaccaaactGTGTTTTCAACAAGAAGGATCCAATTGTTTTGGGAGTTGATGTTCTTGAAGGCATTGCGAGG ATTGGGACTCCAATTTGTATTCCTTCTAGAGACTTCATTGATATTGGCCGCATTGCCTCCATTGAAAATAACCACAAGCCAGTTGATTATGCAAAGAAGGGGCTGAAAGTAGCTATTAAG ATTGTTGGTAGCAATCCTGAGGAGCAACAGAAAATGTTTGGGAGGCATTTTGAGATAGATGACGAACTTGTAAGCCATATTTCGCGGAGGTCTATCGACATACTCAAAGCTAATTATCGG GATGATCTAAGCACTGAAGAATGGAGGCTTGTTGTGAAATTAAAGAATGTTTTCAAGATTCAATGA
- the LOC107467896 gene encoding serine decarboxylase 1 yields the protein MENSRPNDTPLVTSIIHAASSELSPISNGGNGRQIMKLVINGDSHTQAHLGQVITHYLASLQPHRQRFLGYPTNEEFNYEALAPLLHLHLNNAGDPFHGSSFTLNSTSFEVSVLDWFANLWDIDKNEYWGYVTTGGTEGNLHGLLLGREQFPDGILYASQDSHYSVFKIARMYRMQCIKVASLISGEIDCHDLKALLLANKHKPAIINLNIGTTMKGAVDDIDLVIKILDKAGFSRDRFYIHCDGALFGIMLPFLKSGGPKITFKKPIGSITISGHKFLGCPIPCGVVIARLNYINALSRDIGYIASRDATITGSRSGHAPIFLWYNLQKKGIMGIKNEVENCIRNARYLKDQLGDAGIGAMLNEFSNTVVFEKPLDDEFVSRWSLACNGNIAHVVVMQHVTIQMLDSFVAELVHNRSIWFQEDGIRKSLCIADEVGAVNCSCALHKANMDIQPNNYALQQIKQNV from the exons ATGGAGAATTCAAGGCCCAATGACACACCACTTGTGACTTCCATTATTCATGCAGCCTCGTCGGAGTTGTCGCCAATCAGTAACGGCGGCAACGGACGACAAATAATGAAGCTTGTTATCAATGGCGACAGCCACACACAAGCTCATTTAGGTCAAGTAATTACCCACTACTTGGCCTCACTACAACCTCACAGGCAACGCTTTCTAG GGTACCCGACGAATGAGGAATTCAACTACGAGGCTCTGGCTCCATTGCTTCATCTTCATCTTAACAATGCAGGGGATCCGTTTCATGGGAGCAGCTTCACTCTGAATTCAACAAGTTTCGAGGTGAGTGTGCTTGATTGGTTCGCTAACTTGTGGGACATAGACAAGAATGAATATTGGGGATATGTCACCACTGGTGGTACTGAAGGCAATCTCCACGGCCTCTTACTTGG GAGAGAACAATTTCCGGATGGGATTCTATATGCCTCCCAAGATTCCCATTATTCTGTATTTAAGATAGCAAGAATGTACAGAATGCAATGTATCAAGGTTGCAAGTTTGATCTCCGGCGAGATTGATTGCCATGATCTCAAGGCTTTGCTACTTGCTAACAAACACAAACCCGCCATTATCAATCTTAATATAG GGACAACAATGAAAGGAGCTGTTGATGATATTGATcttgtaataaaaatacttGACAAAGCTGGTTTCAGTCGTGATCGATTCTATATTCACTGTGATGGAGCTCTGTTTGGAATCATGCTTCCTTTTCTCAAATCAGGA GGACCAAAGATAACATTCAAGAAACCCATTGGAAGCATAACAATTTCTGGACACAAGTTCTTGGGATGCCCAATTCCTTGTGGCGTTGTAATAGCTcgtttaaattacataaatgcCCTATCAAGAGACATAGGATACATTGCATCAAGGGATGCAACAATCACAGGTAGCCGCAGTGGCCATGCTCCAATCTTCCTTTGGTATAATCTGCAGAAAAAGGGCATAATGGGAATCAAGAATGAAGTTGAAAATTGCATAAGGAATGCACGTTACTTAAAGGATCAACTGGGAGATGCTGGAATTGGAGCAATGCTGAATGAGTTTAGTAACACGGTTGTGTTTGAGAAGCCTCTTGATGATGAGTTTGTGAGTAGGTGGAGTTTGGCTTGCAATGGAAACATCGCACATGTTGTTGTGATGCAACATGTTACCATTCAAATGTTGGATTCTTTTGTTGCTGAATTGGTTCACAACAGATCCATTTGGTTCCAAGAAGATGGGATCAGAAAGTCTCTGTGCATTGCAGATGAAGTTGGTGCTGTAAATTGTTCTTGCGCATTGCATAAGGCTAATATGGATATTCAACCCAACAACTATGCTCTGCAACAAATCAAACAAAATGTGTAG
- the LOC127739565 gene encoding serine decarboxylase, whose amino-acid sequence MENSVGESSTTAAVTSIYHGLPLLTTRLVSSSNNTNNNNNTQNKMSLVINGDSHTQAHLGQVITHYLASLQPHKQRFLGYPTNEEFNYEALAPLLHLHLNNAGDPFHGSSFTLNSTSFEVSVLDWFANLWDIQKSEYWGYVTTGGTEGNLHGLLLGREQFPDGILYASQDSHYSVFKIARMYRMQCIKVATLISGQIDCHHLKALLLANKHKPAIINLNIGTTMKGAVDDIDLVIKTLDETGFSRDRFYIHCDGALFGIMLPFLKEAASKISFKKAIGSITISGHKFLGCPIPCGVVITRLEHMKALSRDVVEVIASRDATVTGSRSGHAPIFLWYSLQKKGIIGIEKEVERCIMNARYLRDQLGSAGIGAMLNEFSCTVVFERPLDDEFVSRWSLACNGNIAHVVVMQHVTLSMLDSFVSEFLQNRVIWFRDGLRKPLCIANDVGAIHCTCPLHNSIKLLDI is encoded by the exons ATGGAGAATTCCGTGGGGGAGAGTAGCACCACCGCGGCCGTGACTTCCATATATCatggcttgccattgctaacaACAAGGCTTGTCAGTAGTAGTAACAAcaccaacaataataataatacacaaaACAAAATGAGTCTTGTTATCAATGGCGACAGCCACACACAAGCTCATTTGGGTCAAGTAATTACCCACTACTTGGCCTCATTGCAACCCCACAAGCAACGCTTTCTTG GGTACCCGACGAATGAGGAATTCAACTACGAAGCTCTGGCTCCATTGCTTCATCTTCATCTTAACAATGCAGGGGATCCGTTTCATGGGAGCAGTTTCACTCTGAATTCAACAAGTTTCGAAGTGAGTGTGCTTGATTGGTTCGCTAATTTGTGGGACATTCAAAAGAGTGAATACTGGGGATATGTCACCACTGGTGGTACTGAAGGCAATCTCCACGGCCTCTTACTTGG GAGAGAACAATTTCCGGATGGGATTCTTTATGCCTCACAAGATTCCCATTATTCTGTATTTAAGATAGCAAGAATGTACAGAATGCAATGTATCAAGGTTGCAACTTTGATCTCCGGTCAGATTGATTGCCATCATCTCAAGGCTTTGTTACTTGCTAACAAACACAAACCCGCCATTATCAATCTTAATATAG GAACAACGATGAAAGGAGCTGTTGATGACATTGACCTTGTAATAAAAACACTTGACGAAACTGGTTTCAGTCGTGATCGATTCTATATTCACTGTGATGGAGCTCTGTTTGGAATCATGCTTCCTTTTCTCAAAGAAGCA GCATCAAAGATAAGTttcaagaaagcaattggaAGCATAACGATATCTGGGCACAAGTTCTTAGGATGCCCAATTCCATGTGGAGTTGTAATAACACGTTTGGAACACATGAAGGCGCTATCAAGAGACGTGGTTGAAGTGATTGCATCAAGGGATGCCACAGTGACAGGAAGCCGTAGCGGCCATGCTCCGATCTTCCTTTGGTACAGTCTGCAGAAGAAGGGTATAATTGGAATTGAGAAGGAAGTTGAAAGGTGCATAATGAATGCACGTTACTTGAGGGACCAACTTGGCAGTGCTGGAATTGGTGCAATGCTGAACGAGTTCAGTTGTACGGTTGTGTTTGAGAGGCCTCTGGATGATGAATTTGTGAGTAGGTGGAGTTTGGCTTGCAATGGAAACATCGCGCATGTTGTTGTCATGCAACATGTTACTCTTTCAATGTtggattcttttgtgtctgagTTTCTGCAAAACAGAGTCATTTGGTTCCGTGATGGACTTAGAAAGCCTCTCTGCATTGCAAACGATGTTGGTGCTATCCATTGTACATGTCCATTGCACAACTCAATTAAATTATTGGACATATAG